Genomic window (Marinobacter fonticola):
GCGCAGCGTGTTGGCGATCTGCTCGCGCGTGGTTCGTGCCTGGCCGCCGCCACGCCGAATGAACAGTGTGCCCGCCTGTTGGGCCAGCCAGCCGATCACGGGCCAGGAACGAACCTCGATCTTGGACAGAAAGCGTAATGGAACCACGCTGCCGAGAATGGGGATGTCGGACCAGGAAATATGGTTGCTCACCAGCAATACCGTGCCCTTAGGTTTGGCTCCCCGGAGGTTGACCTGAAAACCCAGGCACCGACTTGCGAGCCCGAAGCAGAAGCAGGCGAAGGGTGTTCGATCCAGCTTGCGCCGGGTCAGTAGCTCGGTCGCCGAAACGCAGGCCGCCAATAGGGCGCAGCTTAACAGCACCAGGCTGAACAGGACGAGTCGGCTTGTCAGTCTCAATGGTCGGATTAGCATGAGCTGGTCTCGGTTGCCGGTGGCATAAAGTGGCGACTGTAGCGGCTGGCCAGTTTTTTAACTTCCAGCAGTACCAGCAAATCGGCGCATCGAAATTCCGGGTCCCAGCACGGTTCGCCACACACCCTGGCACCTAGCCGCATATAGGCGCGGATCAGAGGCGGAATGTCCGGGTTTTGGCCATTTTCGGTCGCGTTGGTCAGATGCGGCAGGGCTCGACGCGGGCTGACGCGTTGAGCCTTGTTGGTCATATACCGCTGCTGCAGCTGTTGGGTGATGCGCCAGGCTTTGTGACCGCCATCGGCCATGCTGATGCTGGCACAGCCAATCAGGTAATCGACGTTTTCGAGCACAAGGTATTCAGCGACTGAGGCCCACAGTAGGCTTATGGTGGCGCCGGCCCGGTAGTCCGAATGTACACAGGTACGGCCGAGTTCCGCGAGCTGGCCGGGCAACTGATAGAGGCTGCTCAGGTCGAACTCCCCCTCGGAGTAGAAGCCACCCGCCTTCTCGGCGTCGCGCTGGTGCAACACCCTTGAGGTGGCGACGAGTTGGCCTGTCTGGATGTCGGTCACGACCAAGTGGTCGCAGTGGGCATCGTAGTCGTCCTGGTCGATACCCGGGGTGGTGGCCCCCAGGTCCGAGTCGTACTCCTCGGAGAAGATGCGGTAACGCAACCGCTGCGCCGCTTCCAGGGTTGCGGGGTCGCGCGTGATGGAGGCCTTGAGTCGACGAGCGGGGCTGGCTGAACGGGCGTGTTCTGCTGACATGACAGATTTCTCTTAGTGACCGTTTCCCGTCGAGCCTATGAAGCATGGATGTCAGTTGAATGAACAAAGAATGACGTGCCTGTGACAACGAATGCCGGGGGAATCAGAAATTTGGACCGTGTCACGTCTTGTTACTGTGGCGCCTTTCCATGTATTTTTCTGAACAGCATGTATAATTGCTGTTACATGGCGTAGCCTGGGGTCGAGGTGCTATCTTGATCAGAAGTGCTATCTTGATCAGAGAGTTATGAAGAGTTTTGAAAAACTCGTCTATACGATCGGGGGTGCTGACCAAATTGGAACGCCTTAATGACTGGACCGGCGATGGTCGATCGTTGATCGGTAATCGGAAGAGAGGCCGGCAGGTCGGAAAGTATGCTTTCACCGAGGCGGGCCGCTAATTGGTTGGCTGTAAACGGAAAAACAAAATCAGAGATGGACGGCGTGGAACAATCAAACGAGAGTTGTAAGGTCCTCATTGTCGAGGACGATGAACGCCTGGCCGATTTGACACGGGAATATCTGGAGAGCAACGGGCTCACTGTTTCAGTGGAGGGGAACGGGGCGAAAGCGGTTGAGCGCATACGTAGCGAGCAGCCGGATATCGTTGTCCTCGATTTGATGCTTCCCGGCGAGGATGGGCTTTCGATCTGCCGGCGGGCCCGCCCCTTCTACTCCGGCCCAATTTTGATGCTGACGGCGCGCACCGATGACCTCGATCAGGTTTTGGGTCTGGAAATGGGCGCCGACGACTATATTTCCAAACCGGTTCGGCCCCGGGTGTTACTGGCTCGCATTCGTGCATTGCTGCGCCGGGTGAACGATAGCGGCAAGAGTGAGTCGGAACCAAAGTCCACTGAAGAGCCGGTACGTCTGGAGTTCAACGACTTGGTGGTTGATCGTTCCATGCGCGAGGCGTGGTTGAATAGCGAGAGTATCGACCTGACCAGTGCGGAATTCGATCTGCTCTGGCTGCTGGCTTCCAGCGCCGGGCGAGTCCTAAGCCGGGAAGAAATCTTCACCGCGCTTCGGGGTATCGAATACGACGGCCAGGATCGTTCCATCGATGTTCGAGTCTCCAGGATCCGCCCGAAAATTGGCGACGATCCGGTACATCCCCGGCGTATCAAGACGGTGCGCAGCAAAGGCTACCTTTTCGTCAAGGAAGCCTAATTAGGACGTGCGTCTGATATACCGTAGCGGGTCGAGCCTGTCCGGTGGACGCCGGCCCAGAGGTGCGTCTTCCGGAAAGGCCTTATGCCATTAACCCCCTTCCTGACTATGTTTGGCCGCCTTCTTCTGGTGGCCCTCGTCATCCTCGCACTGTGTGCGGGGCTGTTTTCCGGTGTCAACGCCGTACGCGAGCGTGACTGGAAAGAGCAGCAGGCCGCCCCACTCATGGACTGGCTCGCCGTCGCACCCCATCCATTGACCAGCTATCCCTGGCTAAACGGACTCTACAATCTCACCCTGCTTTCCGATGCGCCGGTAGAGCTGACCGCCGTTGAGGAAGAGCGCTTAGCCTATGGGCATGTTGTCGCCGCGAACGACGGGTTGGGGGTTCATGTCCGCCGTCTGGCGGGTTCCGGCGACATTATCGACGTGACTTTCCGTGACCTCTACCGGGATGTGGGCGAAGCGACGGCCCTGATAGCGCTGACCCATCTGAACCAACTGCTGCCACAGGACCGTCTTTCCGGTATGGAGAGTCTGGGGAATGAGCTGGGTGTCGATATTCAGCCGGTTACCGACGACGGACCAGCCCCCGAGGCTGCGACGCTTGAGCGTCTGGTAGAGCGGGGCTTGGCGTATGTTCAGCGTGAGTCATCCGAAGCAGCGCAGGTCTACCTGAGATTGAACGATGGCACAGTGGTTCAGATGCAACTGCGTGAGCCTTTCCATCCCTTAGCCTGGCCAGTGGTGTTGCTGGTGTTTTCGTTGGCTGCGGGTATCGCCGGTGTGTTCCTGTTTTTGCTGCTCAGCGGCGTGGATCGCAACCTGCGCGCCGTAGAGTCTGTGGCAGTGAGAATCTCTCGCGGCGAACTGGAAGCGCGCGTGGATACTCGGCGCGGCCCTCTGGTACGCCGGCTTGGCAAGTCATTCAATGGTATGGCGGAACACATCCAGCGCCTGGTGGAAGTGCAGCGTGAAATGATCCATGCGGTTTCTCACGAGTTGCGCACGCCAGTCGCCCGAATCCGTTTCGGCGTGCAAATGATCGAAGACTGCCCTGATGAAGCGTCCATGAGCAAGCAGCTTACCGGTATCGACGGTGATATTCAGGAGTTGGACGAACTGATCGACGAAATCCTCACCTATGCGCGGTTGGAGCAAGGGGGGCCGATCATGAACTTTCAGGAGGCCAGCGTGCCGGATATCGTTCGGCAGGTCGTTGAGGAGCAGCAGCGCCTGCGGCCCAACATGGCTTTCCAGGCAGAGTTTGTTGGCGATAGCGAATCTTGGGGGCTATCCGACATCGAGCCTCGCTATATTCATCGGGCGCTTCAGAACCTGGTGGGCAATGCCGGTCGGTATGCGGCAGGTCAGATCCGTGTACGCTGTCAGTTCGACGCCCAGACGTGCCGCGTTGATGTGGAGGACGACGGTCCGGGTATTCCAGAGAGTGACTGGGAGAAAGTGTTTACCGCATTCTCGCGGCTCGACGATAGTCGGACCCGAACCTCGGGCGGCTACGGGCTGGGCCTATCCATCGTCAGGCGTATTCTCTATTGGCACGGCGGCCAGGCTTTCGTGACCCGCAGTCCGGATCTTGGCGGCGCAGCCTTCAGTCTGGTATGGCCGAGGTGCCAAGCCGAAGACTGAGGGTCCGGACAAGCTCTCCCTTCTTGGGCTTCCTCGACTCTTGGTAAGGACGCTCGCTGTGAACCCGTTCTCACCGTCTCACGTGTTGTAACAAACGACTACACAAGCGCCACTGAAAGTCCGGGTGGGCACGCCCATAATTAAAAGCGTAAGGGATGACTATTTGAGGTTGTAGTTCTTACGAACTTTCCTTGTTTCATTCGTCATTTTTGAGGGGCCCGCAGTTTGTGGCCCCTTTTTTTATGTCTGCGGTTTTGTCTGACCTGCACTTACACCACGTTGTGCCTATACGTTCCGGATGGCGTCAGGTTCGCTCGAAGGCGATCAGGTGATCCGCTTCGACCCGGACCGGTACCGGCTCGCCCAACCTGAAATCCAGGTGGCTACGAAACAGCGCTTCGAATTCCGTCTCCGCGGAAAGCCGGAATCGATACAGTGTCGACGTGCCGGCAAAGGTTTTCTCGATGACCTTAGGCCGCAGCGTCGACTCCGGGTCGAAGACGATATCGTCCGGCCTTATCAGCACATCCACCAACGTGTCCTTCGGCCAGGGATAGGCGCGATTGCCGCGAATAATGCCCAGCTCCGATGCGATACTGTCCGGCCCCAGGGCGGTCCCTTTGACGAAGCCCCCCTGGCCGACGAAACCGGCAACGAAACGATTGGCGGGTTCGTGATACAAGTTATACGGTACGTCCCACTGCTGAACGCGGCCATCGCGAACGACGGCGACCTGATCGCACATGGCGAAAGCTTCTTGCTGATCGTGAGTCACCAGGATCGCGCTAATGCCTAAGGTTTTAAGGATATCCCGCACGTCGAGGCTGAGTCTGCGGCGCAGGTCTGCATCTAAGTTGGAGAAGGGTTCGTCGAGCAGGATGAGCGTTGGCTCTGGGGCCAAAGCGCGTGCCAGGGCTACACGTTGTTGCTGGCCACCAGACAGGGCATGGGGGTGCTGCTCGGCCAGGTCATGCAAGTGCACCAGCTCCAGCAATTGCGTTACTTTGAGCCGGCGTTCCTCGCGGTCCAGATGACGTAATCCGAAAGCGACGTTTTGAGCGACGGTCAGGTGGGGAAACAGGGCATAGTCCTGGAACACCATGCCGATACGTCGCTTCTCCGGCGGCACGGCTCGCCCCGGGACACTGATAGGCTTGCCGCCAAGACGGATCTGGCCGTTTTGCAGCGGCAGGAAACCGGCGACGGCACGTAGGATGGTGCTTTTTCCGCACCCGCTCGGGCCTAGCAGACAG
Coding sequences:
- a CDS encoding ATP-binding protein, translating into MPLTPFLTMFGRLLLVALVILALCAGLFSGVNAVRERDWKEQQAAPLMDWLAVAPHPLTSYPWLNGLYNLTLLSDAPVELTAVEEERLAYGHVVAANDGLGVHVRRLAGSGDIIDVTFRDLYRDVGEATALIALTHLNQLLPQDRLSGMESLGNELGVDIQPVTDDGPAPEAATLERLVERGLAYVQRESSEAAQVYLRLNDGTVVQMQLREPFHPLAWPVVLLVFSLAAGIAGVFLFLLLSGVDRNLRAVESVAVRISRGELEARVDTRRGPLVRRLGKSFNGMAEHIQRLVEVQREMIHAVSHELRTPVARIRFGVQMIEDCPDEASMSKQLTGIDGDIQELDELIDEILTYARLEQGGPIMNFQEASVPDIVRQVVEEQQRLRPNMAFQAEFVGDSESWGLSDIEPRYIHRALQNLVGNAGRYAAGQIRVRCQFDAQTCRVDVEDDGPGIPESDWEKVFTAFSRLDDSRTRTSGGYGLGLSIVRRILYWHGGQAFVTRSPDLGGAAFSLVWPRCQAED
- a CDS encoding response regulator — protein: MDGVEQSNESCKVLIVEDDERLADLTREYLESNGLTVSVEGNGAKAVERIRSEQPDIVVLDLMLPGEDGLSICRRARPFYSGPILMLTARTDDLDQVLGLEMGADDYISKPVRPRVLLARIRALLRRVNDSGKSESEPKSTEEPVRLEFNDLVVDRSMREAWLNSESIDLTSAEFDLLWLLASSAGRVLSREEIFTALRGIEYDGQDRSIDVRVSRIRPKIGDDPVHPRRIKTVRSKGYLFVKEA
- a CDS encoding lysophospholipid acyltransferase family protein, coding for MLIRPLRLTSRLVLFSLVLLSCALLAACVSATELLTRRKLDRTPFACFCFGLASRCLGFQVNLRGAKPKGTVLLVSNHISWSDIPILGSVVPLRFLSKIEVRSWPVIGWLAQQAGTLFIRRGGGQARTTREQIANTLRNGQSVLVFPEGTTTLGITVLPFHSRLLAAAADAKVPIQPISIGYRRNDRPDHLAPFIGDDPFERHLIRVLREPAVCVDIILHEPVAMTAEDDLQAVAQRLRESVQKGLGDIHQGPGENGKAPGFPASHPPLGNT
- a CDS encoding ABC transporter ATP-binding protein translates to MTTAHASEESASWLLEIDNLTCGYGDTTVVSDIHLALSEGDIGCLLGPSGCGKSTILRAVAGFLPLQNGQIRLGGKPISVPGRAVPPEKRRIGMVFQDYALFPHLTVAQNVAFGLRHLDREERRLKVTQLLELVHLHDLAEQHPHALSGGQQQRVALARALAPEPTLILLDEPFSNLDADLRRRLSLDVRDILKTLGISAILVTHDQQEAFAMCDQVAVVRDGRVQQWDVPYNLYHEPANRFVAGFVGQGGFVKGTALGPDSIASELGIIRGNRAYPWPKDTLVDVLIRPDDIVFDPESTLRPKVIEKTFAGTSTLYRFRLSAETEFEALFRSHLDFRLGEPVPVRVEADHLIAFERT
- a CDS encoding GNAT family N-acetyltransferase, translated to MSAEHARSASPARRLKASITRDPATLEAAQRLRYRIFSEEYDSDLGATTPGIDQDDYDAHCDHLVVTDIQTGQLVATSRVLHQRDAEKAGGFYSEGEFDLSSLYQLPGQLAELGRTCVHSDYRAGATISLLWASVAEYLVLENVDYLIGCASISMADGGHKAWRITQQLQQRYMTNKAQRVSPRRALPHLTNATENGQNPDIPPLIRAYMRLGARVCGEPCWDPEFRCADLLVLLEVKKLASRYSRHFMPPATETSSC